The Camelina sativa cultivar DH55 chromosome 16, Cs, whole genome shotgun sequence sequence GTTGGTTTTTAGTGTCATTCACGTGAAGAGCATGTATAATcctgcataacatgatagtggaagacgaacgacatgaaTACAATTTCTACTATCCAACAGAGTTCTATCAAGGAGAAGGAAGCGGAAGTTCCCATGTCGATTTATCGTATTCTACAGATATGCCAACaactataaataatatgatgGGCATTCGGAATGACCTTCATGATACACAAATGCATGATCGTTTGGAGAAAGACTTGATTGAacatatctggcaaaaatttgggGCAACTgcacaataaatcttattccgaattttgtttaatatgtttaatattccgaattttataaattatgtttactgttccgaattttgtaaaatatgttttatattctaaagtttgtaaaatttatttgttttcaattgtatgtaatataaaaaaaattaataattgttttgtcatttaatataattaaagtttgataattaataaacacaaattaaacaagtattatttaaatgtttgaaCAACCTTATTTTGGGTTCTCTAGTAATAGagtgattttgcttaagtttCTGTTAGGGTTACTTTacttaatttagtattaattatatatttaattaatatgagAGTAACTACGGTGGGTTACtcactaatgatggtcttatGTGTctactatatatgtttgaaacACTTGCTAGCTGTCTAACATATTCCAAAAGACCAAAACTTTTATAATGTGAATCGTTGTGGCAAGATGAGTATACATGTACGTAGGCGAGTACGTATGCATGCTTattggatgatatatatatatatatatacagtatattatattattatataaattgttatagttaAATTAACAATTGAGAGACTGCATTAAGTGTAGGATGAATCGAGTGGTGGTGTATGTACAAGTGTGGTGATGCGTGGGTGATGATGGCGAAGGATGGTGCTCTTCGTGTGGCAACCAcactcttcctctttctttacTTATCAGTCTCTTtccattattattatatctCATTATAATTTTTGCAGTGCTTTCCAATTCATCAATCCAtttctttattatatgtttcattattgatttatatatcaCGAAACCCTACTTTCACATGTTCACTATCTATTTGTTGTTTAGGTTTTTCACTTTCAAACGGATCTAATTGATCATCGTGGATTGTGGTCTTCAGGGGATTTAAGAATATGTTGTGTGAATAAACATCTGATTCCCTTTTTATTATAAAGTTATTTGATTGATGAAACGCTCATAAGTTGTAACAAATCAAACCAGCCATATAGTTTTAACTgcatttctaatatatatatatggttgaaaCAACTAGTTACACCGACATATGAAATACAAAACTCCCAAAATAAGCAGCCCCTATTCAAAAGGTATACGTATTTCGTGTGATATATCCATAATCCATTCAAATGTGATATAACTTTTGGTCAAATCActactaaaatctaaaatcattGATAACTTTTTGGGGTCAAACattactaaaaattaaaataaaatgaatattgTGATTGATTAGCTAGCTACTCTCATCTCCCCttccttttctccttttttggtTCATTTCTTTGTCGAGGAATAaggtataaatataaattaaaagaaaactaaagtaaaatagaaaagaaaattgtaCAATGTTAAACAGGATTagaaaaaactgatttgataaacGATACCTCAATTTTCGTGTGGTTAGAATATTgtgagaaaaatataatttagtaaaAAGGAGTgacatttttttaacttatatatatgttgagaTAGATACCATGTATATATTAGTCTCAACATGTAAAATATCAGCAAAATTTTCACTTACGTCATGGTTTCATCTAAATAAAACTActttaaattacttttaaaacatgaaaatagtATCAAAGGTAGAATCAGTAAGCAATGGATCAGGTTGAAATAGATATGCTCAACTAAATTGGGTTAAAGGTTGCGTATAGTAAAGGATCAAGTTGagattttcttttcctttttataagTTCTGTTCTTCTTTTTCCCTAGAAGACATGGATGCCTTTGATTATGAAGAGGACAGAACAGCTTCTTATATGTAACGGCCTTTTTTGGCCTCACTAAGAAATTTGTATTctagttatataaaaatatcgATAAACACACCAAAATGTGGTTTATACAACACCTTTTTGTGAGGCTACTCgttatattttatctataattaaatgttttgttctttttcaatttaattCTCGAACCGATTTCTTAATAGAAACAAAGTATAAAAATGCTATTTTCCCCTATGCTGAGTGTACCAATTTCGatttcatattgaaaatgaCTATAgcttttatctatctaatcatatTGCGTATTAAACATGCATGTATGGTATGGTACAATTTCCCGGGCTCTTATAGTCTTATTATCGCATAGTTTACGTAAATGGAACCCGAATAAATATGATCGTATGTTATATTCAGATTCTcaccttttatatataactGCATGTGAACTAttattaaaacagaaaaatcaaattGTCATGATACTTACGATTATTTATCAACTGTTTTTCTACAATTTGGGTCTTTTATATAGGTAAAGACAATCATTTATGTTAACTTAAAAACAAAGctatatatgaatatatcgTCTATATATGCCGACAAGGCGACAAGtgtaaacaaaaaatgtataagaTGCGTATCCATACATACCACTTAAGTTTGGGGGATTCATATTTAGTTCATAATCATTTTGTAATAAACTCGTTGAAGTTGTTAGCCAAacttaaaattagaaaaataaatccaACTCTCGATTTATAACATCGAATATCGATTGCAAAATAGTATCTGAATGTAATTAACCTGGCCATATAACTTAGTGcgatttgctatttttttcttttgtatttaacaaaattaataaaccaaaaatcaaacaaacaataagTGCTGATGATGCTCCACATATTGTCTCCaccaaaccaaaaagtaaaccCCAAAATCTCCATAAATAGAACTCAGCCTAGGCGTGTGTTCTCCACACTTACTCGATTCTCtactcaacaaaacaaaacataaacaaaaaaaaaaacacaaagagataTCGTCAAAACATGGATCAATTAGGTCATAACACGAACATGGACATAGAGAAGGAATCAACAACCTTCGACTACTCAAAACGTTCTCAATGGCTACGCGCCGCCGTGCTCGGAGCTAACGACGGTCTTGTCTCCACCGCGTCGTTGATGATGGGAGTCGGCGCCGTGAAGCATGACGTCAAGGCCATGATTCTATCCGGATTCGCCGGAATGGTCGCCGGAGCTTGTAGTATGGCTATCGGAGAGTTTGTCTCCGTTTACTCTCAGTACGACATAGAGTTGGCTCAGATGGAGAGAGACAAtggagagatagagaaagagaagcttcCTAGTCCGATACAAGCGGCGGCTGCGTCCGCACTTGCGTTTTCCGCGGGTGCGATTGTGCCGCTTTTGGCGGCTGCGTTTGTGAAGGAGTATAAAATGAGGATCGTTGCGGTTGTGGTGGCGGTTACGGTGGCGCTTATGGTTTTTGGGTGGTTAGGAGCAGCACTTGGGAAGGCACCAGCGGTTAGGTCATcggctagggttttgtttgGAGGTTGGTTAGCTATGGCGGTTACGTTCGGGTTGACTAAGCTTATTGGGTTGCATGGACTctaaattgttgttttgtgatAAAATCTTTGATATAAGATTTTAAAGGTAAGGATTGTTAATCCTGTAACGGATTTTAGTTCGAAACTCGTGAAACTTACTTGTATGttttaaacaaatctaaactctTCTACTTTAAAATGATCTTCATAGGTAATCAGATTATGAAAATTAAGTGGTCatatgtttcaattttattaaagatgtaattttgaagatttggtGACAATATTGAGAAGCTTGTTTGTTTGACGGTGGATATCGTAAATATGTGTACGAATTACGATGACGGTTTGCTTATTTCACAGATCTATGATATATAGGAtgtttctgtaattttttttttctaagacgTTTTACAACAAATGCAATTATAATTAGCAAGATTTAAAGGAATTTCAATTTGAATAACTATAATCAAAATTTGTGTTATCGTGAAGCAACCATTGCTCCATGCTCGATCATATCTTATGTCTCCCATATTTTTATCGAAGACAAACGTCCGAGTTTGCTTGTCAATAATTTGAATTTGTCTCTGCTCTGATCTAACATCAAATCATTATCATTAATGTAAATTTATAAGCAAAATGCCTTATAAAAGAAACCAACTTAAATTGGACGTTTTGTGTCTTTGTGGATATATACAAAAATGCGCTATAAAAGAAACCAATTTAGACCCCTAATCATCATGGTGCATCTCCCACATGTGTATCCAAAAATCGTTAT is a genomic window containing:
- the LOC104751575 gene encoding vacuolar iron transporter homolog 2, whose product is MDQLGHNTNMDIEKESTTFDYSKRSQWLRAAVLGANDGLVSTASLMMGVGAVKHDVKAMILSGFAGMVAGACSMAIGEFVSVYSQYDIELAQMERDNGEIEKEKLPSPIQAAAASALAFSAGAIVPLLAAAFVKEYKMRIVAVVVAVTVALMVFGWLGAALGKAPAVRSSARVLFGGWLAMAVTFGLTKLIGLHGL